A genomic region of Pogona vitticeps strain Pit_001003342236 chromosome 15, PviZW2.1, whole genome shotgun sequence contains the following coding sequences:
- the MINDY1 gene encoding ubiquitin carboxyl-terminal hydrolase MINDY-1: protein MEPKESTEGHGEEESANPQLIGAAQGEGVKEAVSGTEFVSDVPVGNGQHQDAAEMPAGEETPLGSCKESTLKEDSGSDEKITGSLGSQGADSGALEKSAGGAGDPLGSPEPQPDVPITKPVASGSGSGPSEPPDPAAQEAAGKPRSSPANQPEPPDFYCVKWISWKGERTPIITQSENGPCPLLAIMNILFLQWKVKLPPQKEVISSEELMAHLGDCILSIKPQEQTEALQLNFQQNVNDAMMVLPKLSTGLDVNVRFTGVSDFEYTPECIVFDLLNVPLYHGWLVDPQIPDVAQSVGKLSYNQLVEKIITCKHSSDPNLVTEGLIAEQFLESTASQLTYHGLCELTATVKEGELSVFFRNNHFSAMIKHKSHLYLLVTDQGFLHEEQVVWESLHNVDGDSCFCDAEFHLSHALGTEAAGGSPEEEEQQQRQVDQDYMIALSLQQQQGGPALSDLELAQQLQQEEYQQQQPLPPPPPPAAAPAAQGRSPPPPSRSSGERRQRQKQDLDCIVL, encoded by the exons ATGGAGCCCAAAGAATCCACCGAAGGACACGGGGAAGAGGAATCGGCGAACCCCCAGCTGATCGGGGCTGCCCAGGGGGAAGGGGTGAAGGAGGCCGTTTCAGGAACGGAGTTCGTTTCAGACGTCCCCGTCGGAAATGGACAGCACCAAGATGCAGCCGAGATGCCTGCAGGGGAGGAAACTCCCCTTGGAAGCTGCAAGGAGAGCACTTTAAAGGAAGACAGTGGCTCAGACGAAAAAATTACGGGGTCTCTGGGATCCCAAGGGGCAGACTCCGGAGCTCTTGAAAAGTCTGCAGGAGGAGCGGGTGACCCACTAGGCAGCCCTGAACCTCAGCCAGATGTTCCCATCACCAAGCCAGTGGCCAGTGGCTCCGGCAGCGGCCCCTCCGAACCCCCTGATCCGGCTGCCCAAGAGGCGGCCGGCAAGCCTCGGTCTTCTCCGGCCAACCAGCCTGAACCGCCGGACTTCTACTGCGTGAAGTGGATCAGCTGGAAAGGGGAGAGGACGCCGATCATCACCCAGAGTGAGAACGGACCCTGCCCACTCCTGGCCATCATGAACATCCTGTTTTTGCAGTGGAAG GTGAAGCTGCCCCCGCAGAAGGAAGTGATTTCCTCCGAGGAGCTGATGGCTCACCTAG gCGATTGCATTTTATCTATCAAACCCCAAGAGCAGACTGAAGCCCTGCAGCTGAATTTCCAGCAG AACGTCAATGACGCCATGATGGTTTTGCCCAAACTCTCCACGGGGCTGGACGTGAATGTAAGGTTTACCGGAGTCTCCGATTTCGAGTACACCCCCGAGTGCATCGTCTTTGATCTCCTTAACGTCCCTCTTTATCATGGGTGGCTGGTGGACCCTCAG ATACCGGACGTGGCCCAGTCTGTTGGCAAGTTGAGCTATAACCAGCTGGTGGAGAAAATTATCACCTGTAAACACTCCAGCGACCCTAACCTGGTGACTGAAG gtctgaTTGCAGAGCAGTTTCTGGAATCGACAGCTTCTCAGCTCACCTACCACGGCCTCTGCGAGCTCACGGCCACCGTCAAAGAGGGAGAACTCAGCGTCTTTTTCCGGAACAACCACTTCAGTGCCATGATCAAGCACAAG AGCCACCTGTACCTCCTGGTGACAGACCAAGGCTTCCTACACGAGGAGCAAGTGGTGTGGGAGAGCCTCCACAACGTGGACGGGGACAGCTGCTTCTGCGACGCCGAGTTCCACCTCAGCCACGCCTTGGGCACGGAGGCCGCCGGCGGATCccccgaggaggaggagcagcagcagcggcaggtGGACCAG GACTACATGATCGCCCTCTctctccagcagcagcagggcGGGCCCGCTTTGAGCGACCTGGAGCTGGCACAGCAGCTGCAGCAGGAGgaatatcagcagcagcagccgctcCCGCCGCCCCCACCTCCCGCCGCAGCCCCTGCAGCACAG GGGAGAAGCCCCCCGCCACCATCCCGCTCCTCTGGAGAGCGCCGGCAGCGGCAGAAGCAGGATTTAGACTGTATCGTCCTCTAA